A portion of the Bdellovibrionales bacterium CG10_big_fil_rev_8_21_14_0_10_45_34 genome contains these proteins:
- the lptF gene encoding LPS export ABC transporter permease LptF, with protein MRSVRARLAQKYLFFELIPPLFIGVIVFVSILLMLQALRLTEFILLHGGEISVVAKLVTFMSISFLPAILPMSLLFAVLLTYGRLNTDSELVAMRSSGLSLFQIGMPAWILALLVSFFSLETTLRLAPWGNRQFEVLITEIGSTRVADTVREGVFTEGFYNLVVYADKVDTDEDLLRGVFIYDGRSADPLTIVAKTGRIMSDTEDTLAKTLRLMDGTVHRIKNGATTKINFLVYNLNLRFDQSQSAREKSPPSLNITELRDLLKREDLPQADRLTYEAEYHKRWALPFACLIFGFVAVALAVASNRRSGKSSGIVLSLALIVAYWVLYVGAESLARSGNAPASISLWTPNLLFAIFGYWRFKRSGKR; from the coding sequence ATGAGATCAGTAAGGGCAAGACTTGCTCAAAAGTATTTATTTTTTGAGCTAATTCCGCCCTTATTTATTGGGGTTATTGTTTTTGTCTCAATACTGCTGATGCTCCAAGCATTGAGACTCACAGAATTTATCCTACTTCACGGGGGAGAGATTTCTGTTGTTGCTAAGCTGGTCACTTTTATGTCGATCAGCTTTCTTCCGGCCATTCTACCAATGAGCTTACTTTTTGCGGTATTGCTCACTTACGGAAGACTCAACACAGATTCAGAGCTTGTGGCAATGAGATCTTCAGGCCTTAGTCTCTTTCAAATTGGAATGCCCGCCTGGATACTCGCTTTATTGGTAAGCTTTTTTTCATTAGAAACGACTCTGCGTTTGGCCCCCTGGGGCAATCGCCAGTTTGAAGTGCTCATCACGGAAATTGGCAGTACTCGAGTCGCCGACACTGTAAGAGAAGGAGTTTTTACCGAAGGATTTTACAATCTTGTCGTCTACGCAGACAAAGTTGATACAGACGAAGATCTCCTTCGGGGCGTCTTCATTTATGATGGCCGAAGCGCTGACCCGTTAACAATCGTCGCTAAAACGGGGCGAATCATGTCGGACACCGAAGATACTCTCGCCAAAACACTTCGCCTTATGGACGGCACTGTCCATAGAATCAAAAATGGCGCGACTACCAAGATCAACTTTCTTGTTTACAATCTTAATTTGAGGTTTGATCAGTCGCAATCTGCTCGTGAGAAGTCTCCTCCATCGCTGAATATTACCGAATTACGAGACTTGTTAAAACGAGAAGATTTGCCTCAGGCGGATCGCTTGACCTACGAGGCTGAGTATCACAAACGTTGGGCACTACCGTTTGCCTGTCTTATCTTTGGTTTCGTTGCAGTTGCGCTTGCGGTGGCTTCCAATAGGCGATCAGGGAAATCTAGCGGCATTGTTCTGTCATTGGCGCTTATTGTTGCTTACTGGGTCTTATACGTCGGAGCTGAGTCACTGGCTCGCTCAGGTAATGCACCCGCATCGATTTCACTGTGGACGCCAAACCTGCTGTTTGCAATTTTCGGCTACTGGCGTTTTAAAAGGTCCGGCAAACGCTAG
- a CDS encoding 3-deoxy-8-phosphooctulonate synthase: MRVETITLPPRNFEVTSARRSVKIGINQPLSVIAGPCVIDSEELILNTAKELVTIADRLGVGLIFKSSYEKDNRGSEKNWRGPMADEGLKILKRVRDEYGLPILSDVHRTEDVALAAEYIDVLQIPAYMCQQTSLAVEIGKTGRPVNVKKGQFLAPENMAGVVGKIQSTGNKNILLTERGACFGYNRLVADIRSIPIMQQIGVPVVFDSTHIIRMYGISSADPAGGEPRFIPHLTLAAVAAGTDALFIETHPNPMQAKCDAASQLNLKHFESLLKMAIEVRKAIQGPEKVGSFNMMES, translated from the coding sequence ATGAGAGTTGAAACAATTACTTTGCCGCCGAGAAACTTCGAAGTCACTTCGGCCAGACGATCTGTAAAAATCGGAATCAATCAACCACTATCGGTAATTGCTGGCCCCTGTGTTATTGACAGTGAAGAACTTATTCTAAACACAGCGAAAGAACTGGTTACCATTGCCGATCGGCTCGGAGTTGGATTGATTTTTAAAAGCTCCTATGAAAAAGACAATCGTGGCAGCGAAAAAAATTGGCGCGGGCCAATGGCAGATGAAGGCTTGAAAATCTTAAAGCGCGTCCGAGATGAATACGGCCTGCCTATATTGAGTGACGTTCACCGCACAGAGGACGTGGCACTTGCGGCAGAGTATATTGATGTGCTTCAGATCCCAGCCTATATGTGTCAACAAACTTCGTTGGCCGTCGAAATCGGCAAGACCGGTCGTCCCGTCAACGTAAAAAAAGGTCAGTTTCTTGCTCCAGAAAATATGGCCGGAGTCGTAGGAAAAATTCAATCTACTGGAAACAAAAACATCCTATTAACAGAGAGAGGCGCTTGCTTTGGCTACAATCGGCTCGTTGCTGACATTCGATCGATCCCGATCATGCAGCAAATTGGAGTTCCTGTCGTTTTTGATTCAACGCACATCATACGCATGTACGGTATATCGAGTGCAGACCCTGCAGGCGGTGAACCGCGTTTTATCCCGCATTTGACATTAGCCGCTGTGGCTGCAGGCACGGACGCTCTCTTTATAGAGACTCATCCGAATCCTATGCAGGCGAAGTGCGATGCGGCCTCACAACTTAACTTGAAGCATTTTGAATCACTTCTGAAGATGGCCATTGAAGTTCGAAAGGCAATACAGGGCCCCGAGAAAGTTGGCTCATTCAACATGATGGAATCATGA
- a CDS encoding glycosyl transferase, translating into MGYPVIESILSALPLVDEFVVAVGQSDDNTVELIKSIPSNKIRVTETFWDPEATKGGLLLSEKTNEALAQCQSDWCLYLQADEVLHEDDYDKIRSAIELANAHKEIEGILFDYVHFYGSYSVIATNRRWYRKEVRIVRRGSGIQSHSDAQGFRVNGLKPKVAESKARIFHYGWVKPPELMGEKSKLLSRLWHGDKLDNTFKNFQFAKQYGLRPFQGGHPKVMKTKVESQDWEFDSKRGISDWQLKDVNLWLSDAFERVTGHRIGEYKGYKTAKMSPGRTIGKNES; encoded by the coding sequence ATGGGCTATCCAGTCATAGAGAGTATCTTGAGCGCACTTCCTCTGGTTGATGAGTTTGTTGTTGCGGTTGGTCAGTCAGACGACAATACCGTCGAGCTCATCAAATCAATCCCCTCAAATAAAATAAGAGTCACCGAGACGTTTTGGGACCCCGAGGCGACGAAGGGAGGGCTGCTTTTAAGCGAGAAGACGAACGAGGCTTTAGCCCAATGCCAATCTGACTGGTGCCTCTACCTTCAGGCAGATGAAGTTCTCCACGAAGACGACTACGACAAAATTAGATCAGCCATCGAGCTTGCCAATGCTCACAAAGAAATTGAGGGAATACTTTTTGATTACGTTCACTTTTATGGTTCTTACTCAGTCATCGCAACAAACCGGCGGTGGTATAGAAAAGAGGTAAGAATTGTGAGGCGCGGCAGCGGAATTCAATCCCATTCCGACGCTCAAGGGTTTCGGGTTAATGGTTTAAAGCCTAAAGTTGCAGAATCGAAAGCACGCATCTTTCATTACGGATGGGTAAAACCGCCAGAGCTGATGGGAGAGAAATCCAAACTCCTCAGCCGACTTTGGCACGGCGATAAGCTTGATAACACGTTTAAAAACTTTCAGTTCGCAAAGCAATATGGCCTGCGCCCCTTTCAGGGAGGTCACCCCAAGGTGATGAAAACAAAGGTTGAAAGTCAAGATTGGGAATTCGATTCAAAAAGAGGAATCTCTGACTGGCAGCTGAAAGATGTCAATTTGTGGTTAAGCGATGCGTTTGAGCGTGTGACAGGGCACCGAATTGGAGAGTATAAAGGATATAAAACCGCCAAAATGAGTCCTGGGAGGACAATTGGAAAAAATGAGAGTTGA